The DNA region GGCCCTCCAGGCCTTGAGTCCATCCGCTCACAGGACCCGCCCTCCGATCTGAATTCCGGGCAAGGGAACCTCGAGCCCGTAGCGGAACAGTGCGTAGACGCCCACGGCAAGCAGGAGGGCCGCGGGCACCAGAAGAACGAGTCGTCGCAGCCCGACGAGGTACATCTCGACCAGGAGGAAGAGGAATGTCGCCGTCGGAAAGCCCATCGGCTCGATGGCAAGCACGTAGGCGAGGGCCAGCAAGGCGGTGACGGCGACCCTGGTCAATCCTGCTCCCCGGGGCATCGAGTCATGCGGCTCGCGCCGCCAGACCAGCCACGCCGAGGCGACCAGGAGCACGATTCCGGCCAACTGCGGCAAGAAGGCCGGCCCCGGGTCGTTGTCCAGCCGACCGGCAGGGATGTCGGAAGCCACGATCAGCGCGGCGACACCGAGGAGCAGGGTGAGCAGCGGCGGCACCCAGGAGCCCCGGGCGCCGACCGTGCTCGGATCGGTCGTGGTGCTCACGAGTCTTCCGAGAGTCCCAGCTCGTCGAGCAGGCCGCCGTAGCGCTCGTACTCGCTCTTGAGGTAGCCGGTGAAGTCATCGGCATCGAGGTAGGAGCCGTTGCTATTCTGCGACTCGAGGAACTCCTGGAACTCCTCGCTCGCGTATGCTTTGCCGAAGCACTCGTCGAGGATGTCGACGACCTCGTCGGGGGTGTCGGCCGGCGCAGCCAGTCCGTAGATGGAGCCGCCCTCGACGTCGATCCCCTCCTCTTGGAGGGTCGGGGTGTCCGGCAGCGCGTCGATGCGCTCTTCGCCGGCCACAGCGAGGGGGAGCAGGTCGCCGGACTCGACCTGGCCGATGACGTTCGACGCGTTGGAGACCAGGACGTCCACCTCGCCGCCGAGCACGGCGGGAATGGCCTCGGCGTCACCGGTGAACGGGACGTTCACGAGCTGGCCGGAAACGCCGGCGGTGCGGGCAACGTCCTGGAAGGTGATCGCGTAGGGGCTGGCGGGACCCGATGTCGCGATTCTGATCCGCTCGCCGGATTCGGCCGCCTCGATGACATCAGCCATCGACTGGTACGGAGAGTCCGGGCGGACGAAGAACCCGTGCGGGTCGAGGATGAAACGCAGCACCGGGGCGAAGTCCTCGTAGGTGACGTCGGAGAGACCCATGTGCTCGAGGGCGCTGATCTCGGTCGGTGTGGTGCCCAGGGTGTAGCCGTCCGGCTCGGCGCGCCGTACGGCGTCGAGGGCGATGGCTCCCGACCCTCCGGGCTGGTTGCTGATGATGATGTTCGTGTCGCAGGTTTCCTCGGCGGCGGCCGCCAGGGCCCGGGTGTTGACGTCGGTGGACCCGCCCGCGTCGAAGCCGATGATGATCTCGATCGTCTCCTCGGGGAAGTCTGCGGAGCCGGTCTCAGCCTCGGCGCCGCACGCGGAGAGTGCGAGAACCGAGGTGGTGGCGAGGGCAGCCACCGCGCGTCCGTGTGTGCTTCGAGAGATCCGTCGGGTCGTCATGGTGCCTCCCTGGGTGATGCGAGCCGGCGGCAGCGGTGCCACCGGTCTCGAGTATTCCGGATTCCGGATATAAGATCCGGAATGCGGTTGAGTGTGGCCGTGGTTACATCCAGTTGTCAAGGACGAAAGGTCGTGCGGCGTGATGTTCGAACCCGGTGTGGAGGTGGATCCGAAGAACCATGTCGCCTCGGTGGTGAAGGCAGTTCGCCTCCTGGAGCTGTTCACGGACGGTGAGCCGTCACTGTCCTTCGGGCAACTCGTGGAACTGAGCGGTTTCTCCCGTACAACGACCCATCGGTTGCTGGGCACGTTGGAACTCGTGGGCTGGGTCGACCGTTCTGGAGATCGGTACCGATTGGCGCTCCGGGTGTTCCGGTTGGGCTCCACTGCGGTGAGCGGCATTCAGTTGCGGCACGAAGCGAGTCACGTGATGTCCGAGTTGGCGGCCGAACACGGCGAGGACGTCTACCTGGTGGTGCCTGACGGCCCACGGGCGGTGTGTCTGGAGCGCATCGAAGGTCGTACCCCCGTGCATGTCATGGTGCTCGATATCGGGAAGTCCCTGCCGCTCTTCGTTGGCGGCGGGCCGGTCGCACTCCTGACAGCAAGGGAGAACGACCTGTTGCCGGCTCTGCTGGCGTCCGGCCCGTGCGTCGCGCCGGACGGACATGTCGTGTCCCACGACGAAATCCGGCGCCGGATCGACGAGACAAGAAGCCTGGGTTACTCGCGGAGCATGGAGGACGTGACGCAGGGGGTGGGGGCGTTCGGCGCCGCTATCCGGAATGCCCAGGGGTTTGCAATCGGCGCGATCAGCCTCGGCGCGCTGAAGTCCACGCTGGAGGAACGGGAGGCCGAGTTGAGCACTGCCTTGGTGGCGGCAGCGGACCGTATCTCGGCTCGGATGGGATGGGTTCCCCCCTCGTGACGGTCACGTCCTCGGGTGCCTGGCTCCCGAGGGTCCCGCGCCGCCTACTTGTTCGCCTCGCAGAAGACGAACGAATGACCCCGCCCAAATGTTGTGGGCGGGGTCATCATGTGCGCGGGGGCGGGTTACTTGTTCGCCTTACGCGCTCGGCTCGCCATCTTCCCGCGCTCTCCTGAGTCGAGCACGACCTTGCGGATCCGCACCGTCTCCGGGGTGATCTCCACGCACTCGTCCTCGCGGCAGAACTCCAGGCACTGCTCGAGGGAGAGCTTCTTCGGCGGGATCAGCTTCTCGAAGTTGTCGGAGGTGGCGGACCGGATGTTGGTCTGCTGCTTCTCCTTGGTGATGTTGACGTCCATGTCGTCGGCGCGGGAGTTCTCGCCGACGATCATGCCCTCGTAGACCTCGGTGGAGGGCTCCACGAACATCACGCCGCGCTCCTGCAGCGAGGTCATCGCGTAGGCGGTCGCGGCACCGGAGCGGTCGGCGACCAGCGAGCCGGAGGCCCGCGAGCGGATCTCGCCGGCCCACGGGAAGTAGCCCTCGGAGATGTGGTGGGCGATGCCGGTGCCTCGGGTCTCGGTGAGGAAGTCGGTGCGGAAGCCGATCAGGCCGCGAGCCGGGACGACGAACTCCATCCGCACCCAGCCGGTGCCGTGGTTGGTCATGCCCTCCATCCGGCCCTTGCGGTTGGCGAGCAGCTCGGTGATGGTGCCGAGGAACTCCTCCGGGGCGTCGATGGTCAGGCGCTCGAACGGCTCGTGCACCTTGCCGTCGATCTCACGGGTGACCACCTGCGGCTTGCCGACGGTCAGCTCGTAGCCCTCGCGCCGCATCTGCTCCACCAGGATCGCCAGCGCCAGCTCGCCGCGGCCCTGCACCTCCCAGGCGTCGGGACGCTCGGTGGGCAGCACCCGCAGCGAGACGTTGCCGATCAGCTCGGCGTCCAGCCGGTCCTTGACCAGGCGGGCGGTCACCTTGTGACCCTTGCCGCCCTTGCCGACCAGCGGGGAGGTGTTGGTGCCGATGGTCATCGAGATGGCCGGCTCGTCGACGTGGATCAGCGGCAGCGCGACCGGGCTCTCCGGGTCGGCCAGGGTCTCACCGATGGTGATGTCGGGGATGCCGGCCACGGCGACGATGTCACCGGGGCCCGCCTTCTCACCGGGCTGGCGCTCCAGGCCGCGGGTGATCAGCAGCTCGGTGATCTTCACGTTCTTGACCGACCCGTCACGGCGCATCCAGGCGACCTGCTGACCCTTGCGGATCTCACCCTGCTTGATCCGCAGCAGGGCGAGGCGGCCGAGGAAGGGGGACGCGTCGAGGTTGGTGACGTGGGCCTGCAGCGGCGCGCCCTCGTCGTACTCGGGCGCGGGGATGGTGTTGAGGATCGTCTCGAAGAGCGGCTCGAGGTTGTCGCCCTCGGGCAGGCCGCCGTTCTCGGGCTTCTCCAGCGAGGCGATGCCGGCCTTGCCGGAGGCGAAGACGACCGGGAAGTCGAGCGCGTCCTGGCTGTGGGTGTCGTCGAGCAGGTCCATGAACAGCTCGTAGGTCTCGTCGACGACCTCGTCGATCCGGGCGTCGGAGCGGTCGGTCTTGTTGACCACCAGGATCACCGGCATGTCGGCGTTGAGCGCCTTGCGCAGCACGAAGCGGGTCTGCGGCAGCGGGCCCTCGGAGGCGTCGACCAGGAGCACGATGCCGTCCACCATCGACAGGCCGCGCTCCACCTCGCCACCGAAGTCGGCGTGGCCCGGGGTGTCGATGATGTTGATGGTCATCCCGCCCTCGGGGGCGTGCTGGCCGACGTAGCGGATCGCGGTGTTCTTCGCGAGGATCGTGATCCCCTTCTCGCGCTCGAGGTCACCGGAGTCCATGACCCGCTCGGCGACGCCCTCGGCCTGGTGCGCGCTGAACGCCCCGGCCTGGTGCAGCATCGCGTCGACCAGGGTGGTCTTGCCGTGGTCGACGTGGGCCACGATGGCCACGTTGCGCAGGTCGTTGCGTCGGGTCTGCGTGGTTGCAGTCTGGGACATGGGAGGTACGGCGTCCGCTCTCGTGCGTGGGTGGTCCGGCGCTGCCGCGGCTCGGCGCCGGGCGTGCGGCCGGAGAGGGCCGTCGTCCAGGATATCGGCGCAGGCGCCCCGGACCCGCATCCGTGCGAAAGCGAGAAGTTAGGGCACCCTCGCTTAGAGTCGCGGAGTCTTTCCCCGTTCCACCGCCAGGAGTGCCCGATGAGCGCCGCCACGGCCGCCGACCGTCCGTTGACCGCGCTGTGGCAGCGCTACCGCGCGTTCCGCGCCCGGTTCCTGCTCGCGGTGGCGGTGACCACCGTCAACAAGGTCGCCGACATCGTCCCCGAGCTGCTGATCGGTGCGGCCGTCGACGTGGTGGTCCGAGGCTCGGACTCCTTCGTCGGCGACCTGCTGGGGGTGGAGTCCCGCTACGCGCAGCTCGGCTGGCTGGCGGCGATCAACGTGGTGGTGTGGATGGTCGAGTCGGCCACCGAGTACGCCGCCGACGTGCTCTGGCGCGGACTCGCCCAGGGCGTCGAGCACTCGCTGCGGGTCGAGGCCTACGACCACGTCCAGCACCTCGACCTGAGCTGGCACGAGGCGCGGCCGCAGGGTGCGACGCTGGCGACGCTCAACGACGACATCAACCAGCTCGAGCGGTTCCTCGACATCGGCGCCAGCCGGATCCTGCAGACCGCGCTCAACATCGTGCTGGTCGGCGCGGTCTTCGCGGTCGCCTCCTGGCAGCTGCTGGTCTTCGCGTTCCTGCCGATCCCGGTGATCATCGCCGGCTCCCTGATCTTCCAGCGCCGGCTCGAGCCGCTCTACGAGCGGGTTCGTACGACGGTCGCCGAGCTCTCCGGGATGCTCGCCGCCAACCTGGGCGGCATCGGCACGATCAAGGCGTTCACCGCCGAGGACCGCGAGCGTGACCGGGTGGAGGCGGCGTCGGCCGCCTACCGCGACGCCAACCTGAGCGCGATCCGCTCCTCGGCCGCCTTCGTGCCGCTGGTCCGGATGGCCATCCTGGCCGGCTTCACCTGCACCCTGCTGCTCGGCGGCTGGCTCACCCTCGACGGCACGCTCGAGGTCGGCCTCTACTCGGTGCTGGTCTTCATGACCCAGCGGCTGCTGTGGCCGCTGACCGATGTTGCCACCGTGCTGGACCTCTACCAGCGCGGACGCGCCTCGGCCGGGCGGATCCTGCGGCTGCTCGACGAGCCGGTGACCACCCCCGCGGGCAGCGTCGCGCTGGAGCGTCCGGTCTCCGGGCGGGTCGAGCTCGCCGGCGTCCGGGCCGGGTACGCCGACGGGCCGGACGTGCTGCACGGGATCGACCTCGTGGTGCCGGCCGGCGAGACCCACGCCATCGTCGGGTCCACCGGCGCCGGCAAGTCCTCCCTGCTGCGCCTGATCCTCCGCTTCGCCGACCCGCGCTCGGGCCAGGTGCTGCTCGACGGCACCGACGTCCGCGACCTCGACTGGGACTCGCTGCGCGGCTCGATGGGCTACGTCTCCCAGGACGTCTACCTCTTCGCCGGCTCGATCGCCGACAACATCGCCTACGGTCGCCCAGAGGCTTCCGCGGCGGAGATCCGGGCCGCGGCGGAGGCAGCGGCCGTCGGCGACTTCATCGAGGGGTTGGCCGACGGCTACGACACGTGGGTGGGGGAGCGCGGCGTCACCCTGTCCGGCGGCCAGCGTCAGCGGATCGCGCTGGCCCGGGCGCTGCTGCGCGAGCCCGCGATCCTGGTGCTCGACGAGGCCACCAGCGCGGTGGACAACGAGACCGAGGCGGCGATCCAGACCTCGCTGCGCAAGGCCGGCGAGCGGTGCACCACGATCGTGGTCGCCCACCGGCTCTCCACCGTGCGGCACGCCGACCGGATCTGGGTGCTCGACGCCGGACGCGTGCTCGAGGCCGGCAGCCACGACGAGCTGGTCGCCGCGGGCGGCTCCTACGCCGCACTGTGGGACGTGCAGACCGGCGCGCTCGACCCGAGCGAGCGGGTGCTCGCCGCGGAGTGACGTCGGCGCGGCCACCGCGGGCGGCGAGCCCGGATGGTGGCACGGCTGTTGGCCCCGCAGCCGCGGTCGGGGAGACTGGCCCGATGCAGACCATCGGCCTCATCGGCGGGATGTCCTGGGAGAGCAGCGCGGCGTACTACGAGCTGTTGAACCGGGGCACGGAAGAGCGACTCGGCGGGCTCCACTCCGCCCGCACCGTGATGGCGTCGGTGGACTTCGCCGACGTCACCGCCCTGCAGGAGCGCGAGGACTGGGACGGGGTCGCCGCCGTGCTGACCGAGGCGGGCCGCTCGGTGGAGCGGGCCGGCGCCGACTTCCTGATGCTCTGCACCACCACGTTCCACCGGGTCGCCGACCAGGTCGCCGACGCGGTCGACATCCCGCTGCTGCACCAGGGCGACGTGGTCGCCGAGGCCACGCGCGCGGCCGGTGTGGAGAGCGTCGCGCTGCTCGGGACCGCGTTCGCGATGTCGCGCTCGTTCTTCACCGACCGGATCGCCTCGCACGGGCTGAAGGTGCTGGTGCCCGACGCGAAGCACCACGACGAGCTCAACCGGATCATCTACGAGGAGCTGGTGCACGGGAAGGTCCTCGACCAGTCACGCCGCACGGTGGTCTCGATGATCTCCGAGCTCTGGGACGCCGGCGCCGGCGGCGTCGTGCTCGCCGGCGGCGAGCTGGAGCTGTTGGTGCACCAGGCCGACTCCGAGATCCCCGTCTTCGGGTGCACCACGCTGCACGTCGAGGCGGCGCTCGACCGCGCGCTGCGCTGAGGGGGTGCGGGTTTCACCGGTCAGCCGGTGAAACCCGCACGACACGCCGAAGCCCATCGGCGTGTCGTGCGGGTTTACGCCGACAGGTTCCGCCGCCCGACCCCCGCGCCCTGTGCTGAGACCCGCCCGCGCGGCCCGCGCGGGCCGCGTGCGACTCAGCCCGCCCGGTTGAGCTCGGCCGTCCCGGAGAAGAGCCGCCGCGAGGTGGACTGCACCGCCCGGGCCAGGTGCGGCACGAACTGCTCCACGTTCGACGACTTCCCGGGCAACCCCACCGAGATCGCCCCCACCGGACCGGTGGGTCCGATGATCGCCGCGCCCACACCCCGCAGGTCCCACGGCATGTCGTCGGTGGTGATCGCCAGCCCCTTGCGGCCCCGGATGGTGTGCAGCCGTTCGTGCAGCTGACCGGTGGCGCGGTTGCCGACCAGGCGCTCGTCGACCGCCTCCGGCGGCAGGCCGGCCAGCATCGCCCGTCCGACGACCGCGCACTCGGCGCGATAGCGGATGCCCACCGTGGTGGGGATCTCGCGGGCGTTGACCCCGCCCACCTTGTCCAGCATCTCCACGGTGCCGCCGTCGAGCACCGCGAGGTGGATGATCGCCGACGTCGCCGCGTGCAGCTCGTGCAGCGCCTCGGCCGCGGCTGCTCGCAACGGCAGGTGGTTCTCCACCCGGCGGGCGATGCCCTGGGCCCGCGCACCGAGCCGGTAGCCGTGCTGGTCGTGGTCCAGCCACGCCATGTCCACGAGCTGGGTGAGCAGACGGAAGACGGTCGTCTTCGGCAGCTCCGCCAGGGCCGCGATCTCCTCGAGGTGCAGGACGTCGGGTCCGATCACGAAGACGTCCAGGATCTGCGTGAAGCGTTCCACCACGCCGGGGCGCCGGGCGCGGGCCGCGGGGCCGGCCGAGGAAGGGTCGTTCATGGGGGTCCCTCCAGGTTCCGCTGGTCGGAACCGAGTGTGACACAGCCCACTCGCCGTCAAGACGCTGGAGTGCATGGCACTCCACATCGCCGACCTCTTCGAGCACGTCGTCGACGTCGTCCCGGACCGCACCGCCCTGGTGATCGGGGAGCGTCGGCTGACCTACGCCGAGCTCGACGCGGAGGCCAACCGGATCGCCCACCACCTGGTCGCGGCCGGCATCGTTCCCGGTGACCACGTCGGCCTGATGGCGCGCAACACCGTCGAGCACGTCGCCGCGATGCTGGGCTGCTTCAAGGTGCGCGCCGTGCCGATCAACATCAACTACCGCTACGTGCAGGCCGAGCTCGACTACCTGGTCGACAACTCCGAGATGGTCGCCCTGATCCACGAGGCCCGCTACGCGGCCGTCCTCGACGACGTGGTGCCCGGCCACCACCGGCTCCGGCACGTGGTGGTGATCGAGGACGGCAGCGACGCCCGGCCGACGTCGTACGACGCCGTCGACTGGGCCGCAGTCCTGGCCGACCAGCCCAGCACCCGAGGCTTCGGCGAGCGCAGCCCCGACGACGTCTTCATCGTCTACACCGGCGGCACCACCGGCTATCCCAAGGGCGTGATGTGGCGGCACGAGGACGTCTGGCGGACCCTCGGCGGAGGCATCGACTTCGCCACCCGCGACTACCTCACCGAGTACGACCAGTCCCGCACCGCGGCGACCATCGAGCCGCTCACCTGCCTCCAGTTCGGCCCGATCATGCACGCCAACGGGCAGTGGGGGATGCTGCTGCGCTTCTTCACCGGCCACACCAACGTGCTGCTGCCGAAGTTCGACCCGGCCCAGGTGTGGCGCACCATCGAGTCCGAACGGGTCAACACGATCTCGCTGATCGGGGACGCGATGGCCCGCCCGCTGATCGAGGAGTACGCCCGCGGCGACTACGACGGCTCCGGCCTCACCACGCTGACCAGCGCCGCCGCGATCTTCTCCGTCGAGGTGAAGCAGCGCTGGCTGGACCTGCTGCCGCAGGTGGTGGTGATGGACATCATCGGTGCCTCGGAGACGGGCTTCACCGGCAACGGGCGGATCCTGCACGAGAACCTCGCGGACAAGGGCAGCCTGGTCGGCATCGGGCCCGAGACCGTCGTCCTCTCCGACGACGACCGGGTCCTCGACCCGGACACCGACGTCGGCGCGATCGGCCGGATGGCCCGCCGCGGCAGCATCCCGATCGGCTACTTCGGCGACCCGGAGAAGACGGCCCGCACGTTCGTGCACATCGACGGCACCCGGTACGCCGTCCCCGGCGACTACGTGCAGATCGAGCCCGGTCGCCGGCTGACCCTGCTCGGGCGCGGCTCCAACTGCATCAACACCGGTGGGGAGAAGGTCTACCCGGAGGAGGTCGAGGTCGCCCTCAAGTCGCACCCCGACGTCTTCGACACGCTCGTGCTGGGCCTGCCCGACCCGGTCTACGGCCAGCAGGTGGCCGCACTCGTGGAGCCCCGCCCCGGCGCCGACCTCGACTTCGACGACGTACGACGCCACCTCCGCACCCGGCTGTCGGGCTACAAGGTGCCGCGCACCCTGCACTCCGTCCCCACCATCCCCCGCCATGTCACCGGCAAGGCGGACTACCGCAGGGCCCGGGAGATCTCGGAGTCCTTCGACGCCCCCACCCGAGAAAGCGAGCTCGCACCGTGATCCGCACCTCCTCACGCCTGCTCCGTACCTCCACCCTGGCCGTCCTCGCCCTCTCCGCCGGTCTGCTGACCAGCTGCGCGGAGAGCGAGGGGGTCGACACCGAGGCCGACCGGGACCCCGCCGTCTTCCAGATCGGCATGGTCGGCGACGAGACCGGCGGCGACCCGGTCGACGGCGGGATGCTGGACGTCTCCGCCTACACCGAGGTCCGCAGCATGGACCCCGTCGACGTGATCGCCAACGGCCTCTCCGGTGGGTCGGAGCTGGCCGCGATCTATGACGTGCTGCTGCGCTACGACCCCGAGGCCGGCGAGTACGAGGGTCAGCTCGCCGAGGGGGTCGAGAGCAACGAGGACGCCTCCGAGTGGACGCTCACGCTCCGTGACGGCGTCACGTTCAGCGACGGCAGCCCGCTGGACGCCGACGCGGTGGTCGCCAGCATCGGGCGCTATCTGGACAACGGCGGCGGGCAGGCGTCGCTGTGGAGCCGCAAGGTCGGGACGACGACGGCCACCGACGAGCGGACCGTCACCTTCACCCTCACCGAGCCGTGGCTGGACTTCCCCTACATGCTGGCCACCGCACCGGGGATGATCGTCGCCCCCGGCGTGGACAAGGGCGGCGAGTTCACCCCGATCGGCGCCGGCCCGTTCACCTTCGTGCACTACCGCCCCGGCGAGGAGCTGCTGCTGAAGGCCAACCCCGACTACTTCGAGGGCGCCCCGCACCTCGCCGAGCTCCGGTTCCGCACGGTGCAGACCGCGCAGGGCACCCTGGAGGTCGTCCAGTCCGGCGATGCGGACCTGGGCGTGCTGCGTGAGCCCAACGTGATCAAGGACGCCGTCGACGCCGACCTGGCCGGTTCGATGAACGTGGTCAGCATGGGGGTCGGCCTGATCGTCAACAGTCGCGAGGGCCGCGACACCGCCGACGAGTTGGTCCGGCAGGCGATCGCGCACACCTTGGACCCGGACACCATCATCCAGCGCAGCTATGACGGCGTGGGGCTGCCCGGCACCGAGATGTTCCCCGAGGAGTCGACCTGGCACGGCGCCGGCGACGGCCCCGACATCGACCTGGACGAGGCCAGGGAGCTGGTCGAGGAGGCCAAGGACAAGGGGTTCGACGGCACCATCGGCTACCTCGGCATCCAGAAGGTCTCCCAGAACACCGGCTTGGCCATCGAGGCGATGCTCGGCGAGGTCGGCATCGACGTCGAGGCGGAGTACGTCCCCGGCGCCGCCGAGGTGATCGAGCGGGTCTTCGTGGATCGTGACTTCGACCTGGCCGGTTGGTCCTTCGGCACCCCGGACGCCGGCGTCTACCCCGAGCTCTTCGAGAGCTTCCACTCCGAGTCGAGCTCCAACGCCGGTGGCTACGCCAGCGACACCATGGACGGTCTGATCGACGACCTCGGCGCCGCCACCTCCGAGGAGGAGCAGCAGGAGATCCTCACCGACATCCAGACCGAATGGAACGAGTCCATCCCGGCCATCGTGTTCGGCGCCCAGCCCGAGCTCGTCGCCTGGGGCGACCAGGTCGGCGGCATCGAGCCGCACGTCGACTCGATGGTGTTGTACGGCGACGCGTGGGTGACGCAGTGACCTCCTTCGTCCTCGTCGACAGGCCCGTCGAGGGTGTCGCGGTCGTCACCCTGAACCGACCGGAGCGGATGAACGCGATGGCGTTCGACGTGATGGTGCCGGTCCGCGACGCCCTGGCCGAGGTGGGCCGTGACAACACCGTGCGCGCCATCGTCCTCACCGGGGCCGGACGCGGGTTCTGCTCCGGTGCGGACCAACGCTCGGCCGGCCGGCCACCGCATGCGGACGGGTTGCCGCGTCCGGCGTACGCGTTGCGGTCGCTGGAGGTGCTGGAGGACGTGGTGGCCACACTGCGTCGCCTGCACCAGCCGGTGATCGCGGCGGTCAACGGGGCGGCGATCGGCGGCGGCCTCTGCCTGGCCCTGGCCTGCGACATCCGGATCGCATCCACGCAGGCCTACTTCCGGGCGGCCGGGATCAACAACGGTCTGACCGCCAGCGAGCTGGGGCTGAGCTATCTGCTGCCGCGGGCCGTCGGGTCCAGCCACGCGGCGGACCTGATGTTCACCGGCCGGGACGTGGACGCCGCCGAGGCCGCGAGGATCGGACTGGTCTCCCGGGTCGCGGACCCGGTGCTGACCGAGGCGGTGGCGATCGGCACCCGGATCGCGGAGCTCTCCCAGCCCGGCATCGAGATGACCAAACGGTCGCTGCACGCGGGCATCGCGGCGGGCTCGCTGGAGTCCTACATGCCCGTCGAGGGGATCGGGCAGCTCTACCTGCGGATGCTGACCGACAACTTCGAGGAGGCCACCCGCGCCCGCCAGGAGGGGCGGCCGGCCCGCTTCCGCGACGACCGGGTCGACCGGGACGACCGGGCCGACCGGGACGACCGGGCCGACCGGGACGACCGGGAGGGCTGAGCACGATGACCTGGCGACGGGGTGCGCGCATCCTCGGCGAGCTCGTCGCGGTACTCGCCCTGGTCAGCTTCGGCACCTTCCTGCTGGTGTCGATGATGGACGTCGACCCGGCGGTCAGCGTGCTCGGTGAGGGCCACACCGAAGCCGAGTACGACGAGGTGCGCCAGGACCTCGGACTCGACCAACCCCTGCTGACCCGCTATGCGCAGTGGCTCGGCCACGCCGTCACCGGCGATCTGGGCACCTCGGTGGTGCCGCCCTACAGCGACGTGGCCGACCGCATCGGCGACGCGCTGCCGGTCAGCGTGGAGCTGGCGCTGCTCGGCATGGGGATGGCGCTGCTGATCGCGATCCCGGCGGCCCTGTGGTCGGCCAACCGTCCCGGCGGCCGGGTCGACCGGGCGATCAGCGCGATGACCGTCGGCGTGCTGTCGCTGCCCAGCTTCCTGCTCGGCCTGATCGTGATCATGGTGCTCGCCAACGAGCTCGGCTGGTTCCCGCGGGCTCAGTGGGCGCGGATCGGCGACGAGGGGATCCACCAGAACCTCTACCACGCGTTCCTGCCCGCACTGACCATCGCGCTCGCGGAGGCGGCGATGTTCACCCGGGTGCTCCGCAACG from Nocardioides sambongensis includes:
- a CDS encoding tripartite tricarboxylate transporter TctB family protein, with the protein product MSTTTDPSTVGARGSWVPPLLTLLLGVAALIVASDIPAGRLDNDPGPAFLPQLAGIVLLVASAWLVWRREPHDSMPRGAGLTRVAVTALLALAYVLAIEPMGFPTATFLFLLVEMYLVGLRRLVLLVPAALLLAVGVYALFRYGLEVPLPGIQIGGRVL
- a CDS encoding tripartite tricarboxylate transporter substrate binding protein, which encodes MAALATTSVLALSACGAEAETGSADFPEETIEIIIGFDAGGSTDVNTRALAAAAEETCDTNIIISNQPGGSGAIALDAVRRAEPDGYTLGTTPTEISALEHMGLSDVTYEDFAPVLRFILDPHGFFVRPDSPYQSMADVIEAAESGERIRIATSGPASPYAITFQDVARTAGVSGQLVNVPFTGDAEAIPAVLGGEVDVLVSNASNVIGQVESGDLLPLAVAGEERIDALPDTPTLQEEGIDVEGGSIYGLAAPADTPDEVVDILDECFGKAYASEEFQEFLESQNSNGSYLDADDFTGYLKSEYERYGGLLDELGLSEDS
- a CDS encoding IclR family transcriptional regulator, with product MFEPGVEVDPKNHVASVVKAVRLLELFTDGEPSLSFGQLVELSGFSRTTTHRLLGTLELVGWVDRSGDRYRLALRVFRLGSTAVSGIQLRHEASHVMSELAAEHGEDVYLVVPDGPRAVCLERIEGRTPVHVMVLDIGKSLPLFVGGGPVALLTARENDLLPALLASGPCVAPDGHVVSHDEIRRRIDETRSLGYSRSMEDVTQGVGAFGAAIRNAQGFAIGAISLGALKSTLEEREAELSTALVAAADRISARMGWVPPS
- the typA gene encoding translational GTPase TypA, which gives rise to MSQTATTQTRRNDLRNVAIVAHVDHGKTTLVDAMLHQAGAFSAHQAEGVAERVMDSGDLEREKGITILAKNTAIRYVGQHAPEGGMTINIIDTPGHADFGGEVERGLSMVDGIVLLVDASEGPLPQTRFVLRKALNADMPVILVVNKTDRSDARIDEVVDETYELFMDLLDDTHSQDALDFPVVFASGKAGIASLEKPENGGLPEGDNLEPLFETILNTIPAPEYDEGAPLQAHVTNLDASPFLGRLALLRIKQGEIRKGQQVAWMRRDGSVKNVKITELLITRGLERQPGEKAGPGDIVAVAGIPDITIGETLADPESPVALPLIHVDEPAISMTIGTNTSPLVGKGGKGHKVTARLVKDRLDAELIGNVSLRVLPTERPDAWEVQGRGELALAILVEQMRREGYELTVGKPQVVTREIDGKVHEPFERLTIDAPEEFLGTITELLANRKGRMEGMTNHGTGWVRMEFVVPARGLIGFRTDFLTETRGTGIAHHISEGYFPWAGEIRSRASGSLVADRSGAATAYAMTSLQERGVMFVEPSTEVYEGMIVGENSRADDMDVNITKEKQQTNIRSATSDNFEKLIPPKKLSLEQCLEFCREDECVEITPETVRIRKVVLDSGERGKMASRARKANK
- a CDS encoding ABC transporter ATP-binding protein; protein product: MSAATAADRPLTALWQRYRAFRARFLLAVAVTTVNKVADIVPELLIGAAVDVVVRGSDSFVGDLLGVESRYAQLGWLAAINVVVWMVESATEYAADVLWRGLAQGVEHSLRVEAYDHVQHLDLSWHEARPQGATLATLNDDINQLERFLDIGASRILQTALNIVLVGAVFAVASWQLLVFAFLPIPVIIAGSLIFQRRLEPLYERVRTTVAELSGMLAANLGGIGTIKAFTAEDRERDRVEAASAAYRDANLSAIRSSAAFVPLVRMAILAGFTCTLLLGGWLTLDGTLEVGLYSVLVFMTQRLLWPLTDVATVLDLYQRGRASAGRILRLLDEPVTTPAGSVALERPVSGRVELAGVRAGYADGPDVLHGIDLVVPAGETHAIVGSTGAGKSSLLRLILRFADPRSGQVLLDGTDVRDLDWDSLRGSMGYVSQDVYLFAGSIADNIAYGRPEASAAEIRAAAEAAAVGDFIEGLADGYDTWVGERGVTLSGGQRQRIALARALLREPAILVLDEATSAVDNETEAAIQTSLRKAGERCTTIVVAHRLSTVRHADRIWVLDAGRVLEAGSHDELVAAGGSYAALWDVQTGALDPSERVLAAE
- a CDS encoding aspartate/glutamate racemase family protein — encoded protein: MQTIGLIGGMSWESSAAYYELLNRGTEERLGGLHSARTVMASVDFADVTALQEREDWDGVAAVLTEAGRSVERAGADFLMLCTTTFHRVADQVADAVDIPLLHQGDVVAEATRAAGVESVALLGTAFAMSRSFFTDRIASHGLKVLVPDAKHHDELNRIIYEELVHGKVLDQSRRTVVSMISELWDAGAGGVVLAGGELELLVHQADSEIPVFGCTTLHVEAALDRALR
- a CDS encoding IclR family transcriptional regulator, with protein sequence MNDPSSAGPAARARRPGVVERFTQILDVFVIGPDVLHLEEIAALAELPKTTVFRLLTQLVDMAWLDHDQHGYRLGARAQGIARRVENHLPLRAAAAEALHELHAATSAIIHLAVLDGGTVEMLDKVGGVNAREIPTTVGIRYRAECAVVGRAMLAGLPPEAVDERLVGNRATGQLHERLHTIRGRKGLAITTDDMPWDLRGVGAAIIGPTGPVGAISVGLPGKSSNVEQFVPHLARAVQSTSRRLFSGTAELNRAG